A part of Cannabis sativa cultivar Pink pepper isolate KNU-18-1 chromosome 6, ASM2916894v1, whole genome shotgun sequence genomic DNA contains:
- the LOC115695924 gene encoding peroxidase 15, with product MSGLSLLYVVLIIGGVLLPSSSYGQLSTTFYDQTCPNVTNIIQDIVADVLNNSDPRIGASLIRLHFHDCFVNGCDGSVLLDNDPANGIVSEKDAVSNRNSIRGFEVVDRIKAALEQACPQTVSCADLLTIASERSVFLSGGPEWRNLLGRRDGRIANQTGANGLPAPFETLDILQRKFRDLDLNTTDLVALSGAHTFGRGQCGTFSGRLFNFSGTGAPDPTIEENYLRLLQDLCPQGGNASILTDLDPTTPDLFDRNYYSNLQQHMGLFTSDQELFSSPLAANDTLPIVNNFSSNQTAFFESFVVSMIKMGNLSPLTGSNGEIRLDCKRVNNVSLSTTTTTTSGRSAYVSSM from the exons ATGAGTGGGTTAAGTTTATTGTATGTAGTTTTGATTATTGGAGGAGTATTATTACCTAGTTCATCATATGGTCAATTAAGTACAACATTTTACGACCAAACATGTCCAAATGTTACCAATATTATCCAAGATATTGTTGCTGATGTTCTCAATAATTCTGACCCTAGAATTGGAGCTAGCCTCATTAGGCTTCATTTCCACGATTGTTTTGTTAAT GGTTGTGATGGATCAGTGTTGTTGGATAATGACCCAGCAAATGGGATAGTGAGTGAGAAAGATGCTGTGTCAAACAGAAACTCAATAAGAGGATTTGAGGTTGTTGATAGAATCAAGGCTGCTTTAGAACAAGCTTGTCCTCAAACTGTTTCATGTGCTGATCTTCTTACAATTGCTTCTGAACGATCTGTTTTTCTG TCAGGAGGTCCAGAATGGAGAAATCTATTAGGAAGAAGAGATGGGAGAATAGCCAATCAAACTGGTGCCAATGGACTTCCAGCTCCCTTTGAAACCCTAGATATACTCCAGAGAAAATTTAGGGATTTAGATTTGAACACTACAGACCTAGTTGCCTTATCAG gTGCTCATACATTTGGAAGGGGTCAATGTGGAACCTTCAGTGGAAGATTATTCAATTTTAGTGGCACAGGTGCTCCTGATCCAACCATAGAGGAAAACTACTTGAGATTATTACAAGATCTATGTCCTCAAGGAGGAAACGCCTCTATCTTAACAGATTTAGACCCCACCACACCAGATTTGTTTGACAGAAACTACTACTCAAATCTTCAACAACACATGGGATTGTTCACAAGTGACCAAGAGCTGTTTTCAAGCCCATTAGCAGCAAATGACACTCTTCCTATTGTTAACAACTTCAGCTCAAACCAAACTGCTTTCTTTGAAAGCTTTGTTGTTTCTATGATCAAAATGGGAAACTTGAGTCCACTCACTGGTTCTAATGGTGAAATTAGATTGGACTGCAAAAGGGTTAATAATGTTTCACTTTCTACCACTACAACTACTACTTCTGGTAGAAGTGCTTATGTTTCCTCCATGTAA
- the LOC115695180 gene encoding histone-lysine N-methyltransferase ASHR1 isoform X1 produces MEELETELNEGFLTISTLPDKGRCLFATKHFYPGEVILREKPYVSVPNNKSRCDGCFGTSSLKKCSVCQIVWYCSTSCQKEEWKLHRLECNALSKLDKERRKSVTPSLRLMLRLYIRRRLESERVIPATSMENYKLVEALISHISEIDEKQLVLYAQMANLVNLMLQLPDVNIKEIAENFSKLACNAHTICDNELRPLGTGLFPVISIINHSCLPNSVLVFEGKLAVVRAVQHIPKDSEVLISYIETAGSTLTRQKALKEQYLFACKCVRCIKLAQPDDINKGAIVEGYGCKNTECDGFLLRDSGDKGFICQQCGLIRSKEEIKELASEIKSLSEKVLDSASSQNNQELITTLAIEKLKRKLCHRFSISLMQTRDKLLKMFMDLQNWHEALSYCRMTIPVYERVYPSFHPLLGLQYYTCGKLEWFLGETENGVKSLTKAVDILKISHGTNTPFMKELLMKLDEARAEASYKQTLT; encoded by the exons ATGGAAGAATTGGAGACTGAGCTCAACGAGGGTTTCTTAACCATCTCTACTTTGCCAGACAAGGGTCGTTGCCTCTTCGCCACCAAACACTTCTATCCAG GGGAAGTTATTCTGAGAGAAAAGCCTTATGTTTCGGTGCCTAATAATAAGTCCAGATGTGATGGTTGTTTTGGGACCAGTTCTCTTAAGAAATGTTCAGTTTGTCAGATTGTTTGGTACTGTAGTACTTCATgtcag AAGGAAGAGTGGAAATTGCATCGTCTTGAATGTAATGCTCTTTCAAAGCTTgataaagaaagaagaaaatctGTTACACCTTCTTTGCGTTTGATGCTGAGACTCTACATTAGGAGGAGATTGGAATCCGAAAGG GTTATTCCTGCTACTTCCATGGAAAACTACAAATTGGTGGAGGCATTGATTTCTC atatatCTGAGATAGATGAGAAGCAACTGGTGCTCTATGCTCAGATGGCTAACCTTGTCAACTTGATGCTTCAGTTGCCTGATGTCAACATAAAAGAGATTGCAGAAAACTTTTCCAAG CTTGCTTGCAATGCACATACAATTTGTGATAATGAGTTGAGACCCCTGGGGACCGGGCTGTTTCCTGTCATATCTATTATTAACCACAG CTGCTTGCCAAATTCTGTTCTGGTTTTTGAGGGAAAGTTAGCTGTCGTGCGTGCTGTGCAACATATACCCAAAGATTCTGAG GTGTTGATAAGCTACATTGAAACTGCGGGAAGCACTCTGACCCGTCAAAAGGCTTTGAAAGAACAATATCTCTTCGCTTGCAAATGCGTTCGCTGCATCAAATTG GCTCAACCAGATGATATCAATAAAGGTGCAATTGTGGAAGGTTATGGATGCAAGAATACTGAATGTGACGGCTTTTTACTCCGTGATTCTG GTGACAAAGGATTCATTTGCCAACAGTGTGGACTTATTAGAAGCAAGGAAGAAATAAAGGAGTTAGCAAGCGAAATAAAATCACTGTCCGAAAAGGTTCTTGATTCCGCATCCTCACAAA ATAATCAGGAATTGATCACTACACTTGCTATTGAGAAACTTAAGAGAAAACTTTGCCATCGTTTCTCAATCAGCTTGATGCAAACTCGCGACAAGCTTTTAAAG ATGTTTATGGATTTGCAAAACTGGCATGAAGCTCTATCTTATTGCAGAATGACCATTCCAGTATATGAGA GAGTATATCCAAGTTTTCATCCATTGCTTGGTTTGCAATATTATACATGTGGCAAACTTGAATG GTTTCTTGGGGAGACAGAGAATGGTGTGAAGTCTCTAACCAAGGCAGTTGATATACTTAAAATCTCTCATGGAACCAATACACCTTTCATGAAGGAGCTGTTGATGAAATTGGATGAAGCTCGCGCCGAAGCCTCTTACAAACAAACTCTCACCTAA
- the LOC115695180 gene encoding histone-lysine N-methyltransferase ASHR1 isoform X2 — MEELETELNEGFLTISTLPDKGRCLFATKHFYPGEVILREKPYVSVPNNKSRCDGCFGTSSLKKCSVCQIVWYCSTSCQKEEWKLHRLECNALSKLDKERRKSVTPSLRLMLRLYIRRRLESERVIPATSMENYKLVEALISHISEIDEKQLVLYAQMANLVNLMLQLPDVNIKEIAENFSKLACNAHTICDNELRPLGTGLFPVISIINHSCLPNSVLVFEGKLAVVRAVQHIPKDSEVLISYIETAGSTLTRQKALKEQYLFACKCVRCIKLAQPDDINKGAIVEGYGCKNTECDGFLLRDSGDKGFICQQCGLIRSKEEIKELASEIKSLSEKVLDSASSQNNQELITTLAIEKLKRKLCHRFSISLMQTRDKLLKEYIQVFIHCLVCNIIHVANLNGFLGRQRMV, encoded by the exons ATGGAAGAATTGGAGACTGAGCTCAACGAGGGTTTCTTAACCATCTCTACTTTGCCAGACAAGGGTCGTTGCCTCTTCGCCACCAAACACTTCTATCCAG GGGAAGTTATTCTGAGAGAAAAGCCTTATGTTTCGGTGCCTAATAATAAGTCCAGATGTGATGGTTGTTTTGGGACCAGTTCTCTTAAGAAATGTTCAGTTTGTCAGATTGTTTGGTACTGTAGTACTTCATgtcag AAGGAAGAGTGGAAATTGCATCGTCTTGAATGTAATGCTCTTTCAAAGCTTgataaagaaagaagaaaatctGTTACACCTTCTTTGCGTTTGATGCTGAGACTCTACATTAGGAGGAGATTGGAATCCGAAAGG GTTATTCCTGCTACTTCCATGGAAAACTACAAATTGGTGGAGGCATTGATTTCTC atatatCTGAGATAGATGAGAAGCAACTGGTGCTCTATGCTCAGATGGCTAACCTTGTCAACTTGATGCTTCAGTTGCCTGATGTCAACATAAAAGAGATTGCAGAAAACTTTTCCAAG CTTGCTTGCAATGCACATACAATTTGTGATAATGAGTTGAGACCCCTGGGGACCGGGCTGTTTCCTGTCATATCTATTATTAACCACAG CTGCTTGCCAAATTCTGTTCTGGTTTTTGAGGGAAAGTTAGCTGTCGTGCGTGCTGTGCAACATATACCCAAAGATTCTGAG GTGTTGATAAGCTACATTGAAACTGCGGGAAGCACTCTGACCCGTCAAAAGGCTTTGAAAGAACAATATCTCTTCGCTTGCAAATGCGTTCGCTGCATCAAATTG GCTCAACCAGATGATATCAATAAAGGTGCAATTGTGGAAGGTTATGGATGCAAGAATACTGAATGTGACGGCTTTTTACTCCGTGATTCTG GTGACAAAGGATTCATTTGCCAACAGTGTGGACTTATTAGAAGCAAGGAAGAAATAAAGGAGTTAGCAAGCGAAATAAAATCACTGTCCGAAAAGGTTCTTGATTCCGCATCCTCACAAA ATAATCAGGAATTGATCACTACACTTGCTATTGAGAAACTTAAGAGAAAACTTTGCCATCGTTTCTCAATCAGCTTGATGCAAACTCGCGACAAGCTTTTAAAG GAGTATATCCAAGTTTTCATCCATTGCTTGGTTTGCAATATTATACATGTGGCAAACTTGAATG GTTTCTTGGGGAGACAGAGAATGGTGTGA
- the LOC115695181 gene encoding formate--tetrahydrofolate ligase: MGSSKTLRKLEVASPVPADIDIANAVDPFHISEIANELNLSPDHYDLYGKYKAKVLLSALDELQGSKDGYYVVVGGITPTPLGEGKSTTTVGLCQALGAYLDKKVVTCLRQPSQGPTFGIKGGAAGGGYSQVIPMDEFNLHLTGDIHAITAANNLLAAAIDTRIFHESSQSDKALFNRLCPPNKEGQRSFSNIMFRRLTKFGITKTRPEDLTPEEVKKFARLDIDPETITWRRVMDVNDRFLRKISIGQGPEEKGMVRETGFDISVASEIMAVLALTTSLADMRERLGKMVIGNSKAGDPVTADDLGVGGALTVLMKDAINPTLMQTLEGTPVLVHAGPFANIAHGNSSIVADKIALKLVGPGGFVVTEAGFGADIGAEKFMNIKCRYSGLTPQCAVIVATIRALKMHGGGPAVVAGRPLDHAYLTENVGLVEAGCVNLARHIANTKSYGVNVVVAVNKFSTDAESELNAVRNAALAAGAYDAVICTHHAHGGKGAVDLGIAVQKACENVTQPLKFLYPLDISIKEKIEAIARSYGASGVQYSEQAEKQIEMYTRQGFSGLPICMAKTQYSFSDNAAEKGAPSGFVLPIRDVRGSIGAGFIYPLVGTMSTMPGLPTRPCFYEIDLDTATGKVIGLS, encoded by the exons ATGGGTTCTTCCAAGACTTTGAGGAAGTTGGAGGTGGCCTCTCCGGTCCCAGCTGACATTGACATTGCCAACGCCGTTGACCCTTTTCACATCTCTGAGATTGCCAATGAGCTCAATCTTAGCCCTGATCATTATGATCTTTATGGGAAATACAAGGCCAAG GTTTTGCTTTCTGCACTTGATGAGCTTCAAGGATCTAAAGATGGGTATTATGTTGTGGTTGGGGGAATTACTCCAACACCTCTTGGAGAGGGAAAGTCTACTACTACTGTTGGACTTTGTCAAGCTTTGGGTGCTTATCTTGACAAAAAG GTTGTTACATGTCTCCGTCAACCATCACAAGGACCGACATTTGGAATCAAAGGAGGTGCAGCAGGAGGTGGTTACAGTCAAGTGATTCCAATGGATGAGTTCAATCTTCATCTCACTGGAGATATTCACGCAATAACAGCTGCAAACAATCTTCTGGCTGCTGCCATTGATACTCGGATTTTTCACGAGTCAAGTCAATCAGATAAGGCTCTCTTCAACCGGTTATGCCCCCCGAACAAGGAAGGACAGCGCAGCTTTAGTAACATCATGTTTCGACGTCTGACAAAGTTTGGTATCACAAAGACCAGGCCTGAGGATCTCACACCAGAAGAAGTTAAAAAGTTTGCTAGGTTGGATATTGATCCAGAAACTATTACTTGGAGAAGAGTAATGGATGTAAATGACCGTTTCTTGAGGAAGATTTCTATTGGCCAGGGACCCGAAGAGAAAGGAATGGTGAGAGAAACAGGGTTTGATATTTCTGTTGCCAGTGAAATAATGGCAGTTTTGGCCCTTACAACATCCTTAGCTGATATGAGAGAGAGGCTTGGGAAAATGGTGATCGGTAACAGCAAGGCTGGTGATCCAGTAACTGCTGATGATCTTGGTGTGGGAGGTGCGTTAACTGTGCTCATGAAGGATGCAATCAACCCTACTTTGATGCAGACGCTTGAAGGAACACCAGTTCTTGTTCATGCTGGCCCTTTTGCAAATATTGCTCATGGGAATTCCTCAATTGTGGCTGATAAGATCGCGCTGAAACTGGTTGGACCAGGTGGGTTTGTAGTCACTGAAGCAGGTTTTGGTGCTGATATCGGTGCTGAGAAGTTCATGAACATAAAGTGCCGATACAGTGGCTTAACACCTCAGTGTGCAGTTATTGTGGCAACAATAAGGGCCTTGAAAATGCACGGTGGTGGTCCAGCAGTTGTTGCTGGGAGGCCCCTGGACCATGCCTACTTGACTGAGAATGTTGGTCTAGTTGAAGCAGGTTGCGTGAATTTGGCCAGGCATATTGCAAACACGAAATCTTATGGTGTaaatgttgttgttgctgtgaaCAAGTTCTCAACTGACGCTGAATCTGAGTTGAACGCAGTCAGAAATGCTGCTTTAGCAGCTGGGGCATATGATGCTGTTATTTGTACACACCATGCCCACGGTGGTAAAGGAGCA GTAGACCTAGGAATTGCTGTTCAAAAGGCCTGTGAGAATGTTACTCAACCATTGAAGTTTTTATATCCTTTGGATATTAGTATCAAAGAGAAGATTGAGGCTATAGCAAGATCATATGGTGCCAGTGGTGTTCAATACTCAGAACAG GCAGAGAAACAGATTGAGATGTACACCAGGCAAGGGTTTTCAGGGCTGCCCATCTGCATGGCCAAAACTCAGTATTCATTTTCAGACAATGCAGCTGAGAAGGGAGCCCCAAGTGGCTTTGTCCTACCGATAAGGGATGTCAGGGGTAGCATCGGGGCTGGATTCATATACCCTTTGGTGGGAACAATGAGTACCATGCCAGGACTTCCTACCAGGCCATGCTTTTACGAAATTGATCTCGATACCGCTACTGGAAAGGTTATTGGTCTCTCTTGA